One stretch of Hyphomicrobiales bacterium DNA includes these proteins:
- a CDS encoding sarcosine oxidase subunit delta — protein MLVVPCPFCGERNESEFVNAGPSRPRRPDDPNSHDAAAWVDYLTVPENPMGPVLESWWHMRGCGMWFKLTRDTVTHQILVADAGAGAASHEA, from the coding sequence ATGCTCGTTGTGCCCTGCCCGTTCTGTGGCGAGAGGAACGAAAGCGAATTCGTCAATGCCGGCCCGTCGCGCCCGCGCCGTCCGGACGACCCGAATTCGCACGACGCGGCCGCCTGGGTGGATTATCTGACGGTGCCGGAGAATCCGATGGGACCGGTCCTCGAAAGCTGGTGGCACATGCGCGGCTGCGGCATGTGGTTCAAACTGACTCGGGATACCGTGACGCATCAAATCCTCGTTGCGGATGCTGGCGCAGGGGCGGCGAGCCATGAAGCATAA